ACCCGGGCCGCAACGGCTGGCTGCTGGCCCAGGGCACCGACCTCGCCGACGGCATCGCCGAGGCGCTCGCCGGGCTCGGCGACGACGCCGCGCGCGAGGCCGCGGCCGACCGGTGCCGCGCCTGGGCCGCGTCGTTCTCCTGGGACGACAGTGCGGAACGCCTGGCCCGCGTGGTCCTGGAGGAGGTGGGCCGGGTGCACCGGCACCGCCGCTCCCGGCGCAGCCCCAGCGACCTGACGGTGCTCACCCGCTTCACCGTGCGGGACGCCGACTCCACCGAACGCGTGGTGCGCCGCTCGCTGCGGCAGACCGACGCGTGGAGCCGGCAGGGCAACTCCTTCCGACTGCTGCTGCACGGCTGCGACGAACTGCGCGCCCTGCGCGCACTGCGCCGCCTCGACGTGCACGACGCCACCGTCGCGCTGGCGAGCGGCCGGGACGTCCTCGTGGGTACGGGGAGGGCCGCGCCGTGACCTACGCCGAACAGGCCACCGGGCGCGAGGCAGCGCTCCAGGACGAGCTCACCGCGGTACGCGGAGCCCGCTGGATCGCGACCGCCTCGGTGGTCGTCGGCGCCCTCAACTACCTCTACGCCCTGCTCCTCACGCGGCTCCTGGACGTCTCCGCGTACGCGACGTTCGCGGCCGGCCAGAGCCTGATCCTGTGCACCGCGGCGGTCGCCGTGGTGACCGTGCCGTGGATGCTCGCGCAGTCGCTGGCCCGGGCGGCGAGCGAGGAGGAGCGCGGCGACGCGGTCCGCTTCGCCGTCCTCACCGGCGCGGCCGGCGGGCTCCTCGCCGCCGCGGCGGTGGCCGCCGTGGCCATGCAGTTCGCGGGCCCCGCGACCACGCTGGTCCTGGCCACGACCACCCTGCTGATCTACGTCACCCGGGTCACCGTCGGCTGGCTGCAGGGCACCGAACGCCTGCGCACGCTGGCCGCGGTGACCACGAGCGAGGCCGCGCTCAAGCTGGTCGCCGGCCTGCTGCTGGTGGCCGCGCTCGGCATGAGCGACACCGGCGCCCTCGCGGCGTTCGGCATCGCGGTCCTGCCGTTCGTGGTCTGCCGCCCGCGCCGGATCCGCAGCAAGGAACGGCCGCTGTTCAAGGTGAGCGCACAGCGCGAACTGTGGCGGCGGGCCGTCGGCGTCGCGACCCTCCAGGGCGTCGTCGCCGTGATGGCGGCCGTCGACATGGTGCTCGTCGCGGTGCTGCCCACCGACCGGGCCGCCGCCGCCAGTTACCAGGCGAGCGTCATGGTCGGCCGGATCCCGCTGTTCCTCGCGGGCGCGGTCGCGATGGCCTTCCTGCCCGCGCTGTCCCGGCGCAGGGCGGGCACCCCGCTCGCGGCCAGTGCCGTCGGCATGTACGTGATCGTCGCGCTGCCCCTGGCCGCCGTCTGCGCCACCGCCCCCGGCGCCGTGCTGACCATGGTGTTCCCCACCGGGTACGGCTCGATGAGCGCCCTGATGGTGTACACCGCGCTGGCCGGCCTGGCCCTGGGCGGACTCAGTCTGATCGTGACCTTCTCCCAGGCCGTGAGCGACTACGGCTGCCTGCGCCCGCTGGCCCTGGGCCTGGTCGGCTACGTCGCCGCGCTGCTGCTCGGCTGGCAGAGCGGCGGCGTGACCGGCATGGCGATCGGCGCGGTCTGCGGCAGCGTCGTGGCCCTCGGACTGCTGGTGCACCGTCAGGTGCGCCGCGTCGGGCTCGCGCTGCCGCCCAAAGCACTGCTGCTCGAACCGCTGGCCCTCGCCGGAATCCTGGTCGCCGTGCGGCCCTACACCGTCGGGTGGCTGATCGCCGCCGCGGTGACGGCCGCCTGGGCCGTCTGGCGCTTCTTCGGCCGCGGCGACCGGCTCGGGCGGACCCGCCCGCCGGTCCCGGACCCGGCTCCGAGGAGGCCGCGATGACCACCGACGGAGTCCTGCTCGTGACGGTGTCCGGCCCGGCCCGCTCCGGCACGTCGTCCCTGGTGCGGCGGCTCGCGGCGCTCCTGCGGTCCCGCGGGTTCAGCGTCGGCACCGCGCGGGGCCATGTCTGCTTCCTGTGCCACCGCTTCTCCGGACCACCGCGAGTGAGGGAAAGGGAAGAGGAGTGGGCGCACCGCCGGTACGGTCCCGCGCGTTCACGCTCGCGCCGTCGGCGCGCCCACGCTCTCCTCCACGCCGCGGAGCTCTCCGCCCGTACCGGGGCCGCCCGGCTGCTGGCACGGGCCAGGGCGCACGGCCGGCCGGCCGTCGTGCTGACCGACGGCGGACCGCTCGACGCTCTCGCCTCCTTCGACCCGAACCCGGGTTCGACGGTCGCGGCGCTGTACTCCTCGTTCTCCCGGAACCGCGACCTCACGCTGCTCCTGGAAGTCTCCGCGTCGACCCTCGCGGCCCGTGGCTGGGCCCGGGACTGGCCGTCGCCGCACGACCTCAGGGAACGCTACAAGGCGTGGGCGCACCGGCTGCCCGACGTGGCCCCGCTGGACGGCGAGGCCCCGCCGTCGGTGCTCGCGCGGGCCGCCCTCGACTTCGTCCTCGACACCGAAAGGAGCCGGGCGATCTCGGCCCGGCGGCGTGCCGAGGCCGGTGCCCGGCCGCGGCAGATCGTCGTGTCGACGTTCGACGACGCCGGCAACCCGGACTACCGCGGCGGCGGCGCCCTGGTGGTCGACAAGATGGCCCGCCGGCTCGCCGAGGACTTCCAGCTGACCGTGGTCACCGCGGGCCGCCGGAGCGGGACCCGGATCCGCGACGGCATCCGGTACGTCTATCTCCCGGTGTGCTGGGCGGGGCCCCGGGTCGGGCAGATCCTGTTCCAGGCGCTGCTGCCGCTGGCGGCGCGCCGGGTCCCGCACGACGTGTGGATCGAGAGCTTCACGCCGCCGTTCTCCACCAGCTTCCTGCCGCTGTTCTCGCGCGCGCCCGTCGTGGGGGTCGACCAGGGCCGCAGCGGCGAGGCGTTGTGGCACAAGTACCACATCCCGTTCTTCCTGATCGAGAGGCTCGGCCTGCGCTGCTACCGGAACATCGTGGTGATGAACGAGGCGGACGCCGAGTCGGTCCGGCGGATCAACCCCAAGGCGGACGTGCAGGTCATCGCCAACGGCGTGGAGCAGCAGGAGGTCGACGAGTCCCGGTTCGGCGAGGGCGAGTACATCCTGTTCCTCGGCCGGATCGACCTCTGGCAGAAGGGCCTCGACCTGCTGCTCTCCGCCTACCGCAAGGGCCGCCCGTCGCTGCCGCTGCTGCTGGTCGGCAGCGGTACCGAGGCCGAGGAGCGCAAGCTCCGGGCACTGCTCGACCGGCAGGGCGGCGACGTCCGCTGGCTCGGCCACGCCGAGGACGAGCGCAAGCACGAACTGCTGCTCGGCAGCGCCTTCCTGGTGATGCCGTCCCGGCACGAGACGTTCGGCCTCGTCGCGCTCGAAGGCATGTCGTACGGCAAGCCGGTGCTGCACTTCAATCTGCCCGCGCTGCGCTGGATGCGGGACGGCGGCGACGTCGGCGTGCCGCCCTTCGACGTGGACGCGCTCGCCGACGGCCTGCGCATGCTCGCGGCCGACCCGCAGTGGCGGCGCCGGCTGGGCCGCGAGGCCCGGCAGGCCGCGCAGCGCTACACCTGGGAGGAGATGACCGGCCGGTACGTGTCGCTGGCCCGGCATCTCCTCGCCTCCGGGAGCGGACCGGACGAGCCCGGTCCGCGGTACCCGGATTCCGGACGACCGGACCCGGAGCCGCCGGGTCCCGGTCGTCCGGGACCGGAACGGTCCGGCCCCGGACGGCCGTCGAGCGAAGGGGGTCCGTCATGGCCACCGACCGACTGACCGCCGAGATCGAGGCGCGCACCCGGCTGGTCGTGCTGTCCCCGCATCTCGACGACGCCGTGCTCTCCTGCGGAGCGCTGCTCGCCCGGCTGCGGCCCCGGACACCGGTGACGGTCGCGACCCTGTTCACGCACTCCGGCCCGCCGCCGCACACCCTGTCCGCGCGGCGCTACCTCCGCCAGACGCGGGCGTCCGACGCGGAGCGGCTGTACGCCTCCCGGCGGGACGAGGACCGGGCGGTCCTGGACCGCCTGGGCGTCTCCTGGCAGCACGCCGGGCTGCCGGACGGGCTGTTCCGCCGCAGACAGCGACAGGGCGCGGGGCGCCGGGCGCTGGCCCGGGGCGTGCCCGAGCTCGACCACGTCTATCCGACCTACCGGCTGCACCTGAGCGCCGGACGGATCTCCGACCAGGACGCCGGCACGGTCCGGCAGGTCGCCGACGTGCTGTCCGAACTCACCGCTCCCGGCCACGCCCTGGTGCTCGCCCCGCTTGCCGTCGGCGGCCACGTCGACCATCTGCTGGTCCGGACGGTCGCCGAGCGGAGCCGCCAACGCGTCGTCTACTACAGCGACTTCCCGTACAACCAGGAGTACGACGTGGACCCGGCCTTCACCCGCCGCCACGCGCTGGTGCGCTGCGACTGGGAGTCGGGCCTGGACGACAAGGCCGAGCTGATCCGCGGCTACCGGTCGCAGGCCGACGCCCTGTTCCCGCGCGGCAGCATCCCGCGCGCCCCCGAGGTGTACCTGCTGCCGGACGAGAGCGCGGGGGCGACCCCATGACCCGCACCGAAGCCGCGCCGCGGCACGCGGGCGACCGGCACAAGGGCGACCGGCGCGCGGGCGAAGGCCTCGCGGGCCGCCTGCCCGCGGCCGGCCGGCTCCCCCGGCGGCCGCTGCCGGTCTGGCTGATCGCCACCGCCGTCGGGCTGCTCACGACGGGCCTGCGGCTGGTCGGACTCGCCCGGTCCGGCGACCTGTTCGTCGACGAACTCATCTACCACGAGCTCGGCAGGACCGCCGACGCGGGCGGCTTCCCGTACACCGAGGACGGCCTGTTCTTCCTCCACCCTCCGGGCTTCTTCTACCTCCAGGCCGGCTGGCTGCGGATCCTGCCGATCGACCACGACCTGCTCTCCGAGATCTACGCGATCCGAGTGCTCAACTCCCTGATCGCGGGCGGCACGGCCGTCCTGATCGTCGTGCTCGTCGCCCGGATCAGGTCCCGGACGGCGGGCGCGGTGGCCGGCGCGATCTTCGCCCTGGACCAGTACTGCATCCGGCAGAACGACCGGGCCATGCTGGACACCGAGACGATGTTCTGGGTCCTCGCGGGCCTGCTGCTCCTGGTGACACTGACCCGGCAGCCCCCGCCGCGCCGCACCGTCCTGCGCGCGGCGGGCGCCGGCCTCTGCTTCGGCATGGCGGTCCTCACGAAGGACCATTCGACACTCATCACCGTCCTGCCGCTGCTGGCCGCCCTGGCCCTTGGCTGGGGCCCCTCCCGCCGGCTGCTGACGGTGACCCTGGCGACGACCGCCCTGCCCTACGCGGTGTACGTGACCGTCATCGCCTCGTCCGGGCACCTGGACGCGTTCTGGGCGGGCAAGACCCGCGGTGTGAAGCGGCTCGCCGGGGTGCTCCAGGAGACCGGCTTCAACTCCCCCGGCACGCCCGCCCTCAGCGACCGGCTCGCCGAGGGGCTGCCCGGCTACACCACCACCTACCTGCTGCTGCTCCTGACCCCGCTCGCCCTGTTCCTGCTGCTGCGCCGCCGAGCGCCCGTGTACCGGCTGCTCACGCTCTTCCACGTGTCGGCGATCCTGACGCTCGGCTACGCGCTCGGTCTGGGCACCCTGGAGGAACAGGCGCTCTATCTGCTGTTCGTGCCCAACCTGGTGGCCCTCGCGGTGACCTTCCCGGTGCCCCGGGGCCCCGGCGCGGCCCGGCGCGTGCTGGGGGCCCTCGCCGCGCTCGCCGTCGCGGGCGCCGTGGTCATGCCGGCCGTGGTGTACGCGCAGGAACGGCTCCGCCCGGACGACGGATTCGCCCGGCTGCGGGCCTACCTGGCGGCGCACGTCCCGGACGGCACGCCGATCCTCACCGCCGACACCGGCGAGACCCGCGGCATCACCTACTGGGCGCTGCGCGACCGGTACCGGCCGACCGAATGGGTGCCGGCCGAGGTCGAGGGCTTCGCGGGGGCGCGGTACGTCGTCGTGCCCTGGAAGGTGATCGACGAGGGGTACGCGCTGAACGACGCGCGGGAGGTGCGGCGGCTCGTCGCCGACGGCGACCTGCTGTTCTCCTTCCACGGCGAGACGTACGGAACGCTGGCGCTCTACCGGCTGCCTCCGGCGGGTGGCGGCTCCGATGACCGCTGACCCGCGGGCCCCTCGGGTGCTCCTGCTCACCAGCGGCCCGGCCGACGGCGCGGACGGCGCGGACCTGCGGCTGACCGCGGACATCGTGCGGGGGCTGCCGGAGGTGGAGTTCACCCGGTTCACCCGCTGGCCGCCGCGCGCCGGATCCGCACGGGCCGGCCCCCCGGTCGCCGGACCGCCTCCTCCGCAGCCCACGGCCGCCGCCGGCCGCACGCTGCCGATCGTGTCGTGGGACGGCGCGCCGCACGTGCCGGAGCGGCTCCAGGCCGCGCTCACGGCCGCCGTCGTGGCCCGCGGCACGGACCTGGTCCACGCGGTGATGACCATCGGCAACGGCTTTCCCGCGTACTCCCGGCTGCGTGCCCTGCTGCTCGGCTCGACTCCGGTCCTGCACACCGTTCCCGGGGTGCTGGCCCCGCTGCTCC
This sequence is a window from Streptomyces sp. HUAS YS2. Protein-coding genes within it:
- a CDS encoding glycosyltransferase family 4 protein yields the protein MTTDGVLLVTVSGPARSGTSSLVRRLAALLRSRGFSVGTARGHVCFLCHRFSGPPRVREREEEWAHRRYGPARSRSRRRRAHALLHAAELSARTGAARLLARARAHGRPAVVLTDGGPLDALASFDPNPGSTVAALYSSFSRNRDLTLLLEVSASTLAARGWARDWPSPHDLRERYKAWAHRLPDVAPLDGEAPPSVLARAALDFVLDTERSRAISARRRAEAGARPRQIVVSTFDDAGNPDYRGGGALVVDKMARRLAEDFQLTVVTAGRRSGTRIRDGIRYVYLPVCWAGPRVGQILFQALLPLAARRVPHDVWIESFTPPFSTSFLPLFSRAPVVGVDQGRSGEALWHKYHIPFFLIERLGLRCYRNIVVMNEADAESVRRINPKADVQVIANGVEQQEVDESRFGEGEYILFLGRIDLWQKGLDLLLSAYRKGRPSLPLLLVGSGTEAEERKLRALLDRQGGDVRWLGHAEDERKHELLLGSAFLVMPSRHETFGLVALEGMSYGKPVLHFNLPALRWMRDGGDVGVPPFDVDALADGLRMLAADPQWRRRLGREARQAAQRYTWEEMTGRYVSLARHLLASGSGPDEPGPRYPDSGRPDPEPPGPGRPGPERSGPGRPSSEGGPSWPPTD
- a CDS encoding ArnT family glycosyltransferase — encoded protein: MTRTEAAPRHAGDRHKGDRRAGEGLAGRLPAAGRLPRRPLPVWLIATAVGLLTTGLRLVGLARSGDLFVDELIYHELGRTADAGGFPYTEDGLFFLHPPGFFYLQAGWLRILPIDHDLLSEIYAIRVLNSLIAGGTAVLIVVLVARIRSRTAGAVAGAIFALDQYCIRQNDRAMLDTETMFWVLAGLLLLVTLTRQPPPRRTVLRAAGAGLCFGMAVLTKDHSTLITVLPLLAALALGWGPSRRLLTVTLATTALPYAVYVTVIASSGHLDAFWAGKTRGVKRLAGVLQETGFNSPGTPALSDRLAEGLPGYTTTYLLLLLTPLALFLLLRRRAPVYRLLTLFHVSAILTLGYALGLGTLEEQALYLLFVPNLVALAVTFPVPRGPGAARRVLGALAALAVAGAVVMPAVVYAQERLRPDDGFARLRAYLAAHVPDGTPILTADTGETRGITYWALRDRYRPTEWVPAEVEGFAGARYVVVPWKVIDEGYALNDAREVRRLVADGDLLFSFHGETYGTLALYRLPPAGGGSDDR
- a CDS encoding PIG-L deacetylase family protein, with the protein product MATDRLTAEIEARTRLVVLSPHLDDAVLSCGALLARLRPRTPVTVATLFTHSGPPPHTLSARRYLRQTRASDAERLYASRRDEDRAVLDRLGVSWQHAGLPDGLFRRRQRQGAGRRALARGVPELDHVYPTYRLHLSAGRISDQDAGTVRQVADVLSELTAPGHALVLAPLAVGGHVDHLLVRTVAERSRQRVVYYSDFPYNQEYDVDPAFTRRHALVRCDWESGLDDKAELIRGYRSQADALFPRGSIPRAPEVYLLPDESAGATP